The sequence below is a genomic window from Bacteroidales bacterium.
AAAGCTGAAGGTAAGCTATCAAAAGTTTTAATAATTTCTTCATCGCTGCGTCCAATACTATCAACGTTAACTTTTAATTGTGAACGACGAAGTTTGGGTAATACTTTGTCAGCAATTTCTGTGAATGCTTTGCTGATGTTTTTAATTTCTTTTTCGCGTTGAATGGGGTCGCTATACATAGAAAGAACACGCAAAACTAAATCTTTATCGGCTATATCTGATTCTTGCATAAGTTTTTGGAATCCTTCCCAGTCTTCAGGAGTGGCTTTTGTGTTGAAAAAGCCTTGTTCATTAGCTTTTTCAAATTTTTTAAATTGATCTTTAATTACATTATTGGCTGAAGTACCGCGGTTGTCAGAAAGTTTTGCATTTAAATCTTCTGGTCCATCGGGTGAAGCATATGAAGAAATATTTACTCCTTTTATTTGTTTACGCGCATTTTTTTGTGTAGCTTCTAGATATTTTTTCAATTCTTTTATTTCGGCTTTGGTTAATTCTTGTGGGCGAACATTGGCTTGGTTTATGGTATATAAAATGCTAGCTTCTTTTTGTTCGGGGAATATGCGAACTAAATTATCTTTAGCAATAATGGGTTTTGCGTCTTTTTCTAATAATCCAGGGGTAGCAATGGTCCCTTTGCCAATCGTTACTGGGTCAAAATCTACAAATTTGTTTTTTACATATGCATGTATTTTAATGTTTATATCGCCAATACGCATTTCGGGAGTATAAGCGACTTTGGTTGAATAATTAAATTTTCCACCTTCGAGGGTTTTGATTACTTGATTGTTGTCTTGAACTTTTTCACCTTGAACTTTTATTGATTTAAAAGGTATTTCTTGACCTGCAGTATTTTTGAATACAGGAGTAATTTCGCATGTTACTTTTTTCTTGTAATATTTAGGTGGGAAATTTCCGGTAATGTTTAATATAACACTATCGCCATGCATTTCCAATGGATTGGGGCTTTGTTGATAAGTAATTAAACCTTGTTTCTTTTTCATTTTTTTGAGACCGGTACAACCGCTAAAAGCTACAGCAGCAGCTAAGAACAATGCGGAATAAATAATGTAATTTTTCTTCATATTGGTTTACAATTAATTATTAATTCATTAGACAAAATTTTGCTACAAAATTATAAATCATTTTTTGAATCACAAATTTTATTTGAGATAAAAAATTTTTTATGAATGCCTTTTTTGTTTAAATGTTCAAAAATAGTGTTTTTAATTTGTTTATAATCGCTTGGGTTATTAACAAAATCGAGATTTTCAGTGTTAATAATTAATACTGGAATGTTTTTTTGGGTATCAATAAACTCAAGGTAATTGTTGTGAATATTTTGTAAATATTCTTTTGATATGTCTTGTTCGTATGAGCGACCACGTAATTTTATTTGATACATAATTTTTTCGATGGGAGCATGTAAATACACAAATATATTAGGCTTTGGAAGGTTATAGTAAATAATTTCAAATAATTGTTTGTAAAGATTAAATTCATCTTCGGCAAGGGTTTGTTTACTGAAAATGAGCGATTTCATAAAATAATAATCGGCAATAATGTATTGATCGAAGAGCGAAGGTTGCAATAGTTCTTCTTTTAGTTGTTTATAACGATCGGCAAGAAAAGATAGCTCAAGAGTAAATGCCCATCGTTCTGGTTCTTTATAGAATTTTGGTAGAAAAGGGTTGTCGGCAAATCGTTCGAGTATAAGACGTCCGTTTAAGTCTTTGCTTAGCATGGTGGCTAAAGTAGTTTTGCCAGCACCAATATTGCCTTCTATTACTATAAAAGGTACTGAAATCATGAATGTTTATTTAGGTTCTATACCCATATTAAAAAAGGTAAATGCATATATGTCGGCTGTTTCTTCAATAATTTTAGCAGTTGGTTTTCCACCACCATGTCCGGCTTGGGTTTCGATGCGAATTAAAACAGGATTTTTGCCTTTACATTTCTCTTGTAATGTGGCTATATATTTAAACGAATGTGCAGGTACTACTCGATCGTCATGATCGGCAGTGGTTACTAATATGGCTGGGTAGTTTGTATTTTCTTTTATATTATGAATGGGCGAATATTGATATAAAGCTTCAAATTCTTCTTTATTGTCGCTACTTCCGTAATCAGTAGTCCAACTCCAGCCAATGGTAAATTTATGAAAGCGAAGCATATCCATAACACCAACTGCGGGTAAGGCCACTTTAAAAAGTTCGGGGCGTTGATTTGTAACTGCACCCACTAATAATCCTCCATTCGATCCGCCTTGAATAGCAAGATAATCGGGCGAAGTGTATTTTTGTGCTATAAGATATTCGGCTGCTGCAATAAAATCGTCAAAGACATTTTGTTTTTTCAGTTTGGTGCCAGCTAAATGCCATTTCTCGCCATATTCGCCACCACCACGAAGATTTGCTATGGCTAACACGCCACCTTGTTCTAACCAAACCAGACGAGTGGTGCTAAATGAAGGAGTAAGACTTATGTTGAAACCTCCATAGCCATATAAGAGGGTGGGATTTTTTCCATTCAACGCAATGCCTTTTTTATGTACAATAAACATGGGGATTTTGGTTTTGTCTTTACTTTCGTAAAAAACTTGTTTTACTTCGTAATCGCTTTCGTTAAAATCAATTTGTGGTTTAAACCAAATTTCGGATGCTTGAGTTTTTAGATTGATTTTAAAAATGGTAGTTGGATAATTAAATGAAGTGAAATCGTAGAAAGCAATATCGTCGTCGATATCTGTATTAAATGAATTAACTGTTCCTATGCATGGAAGCTCTATTTCATATAGAAATTTTCCTTGTAAATCAAAGACTTTTAAAATTGAATGAGCATTGTGCATGTATGTAACCACAATATTATTTTTACTAATGTTTACATCGTTAATTACATCGTTGGTTTCGGGAATGATTGTTTCAGTTTGATGGAGTTGGTTCATATTTATTCGTATTACCTTATAATTATTGGCATTTTCGTTTGTTTTTAGGTAGATAAAATTGTCTTTATGGTCAATTACGCTGTATTGATATTTAAAATCGGCAATAAGGGTCTGTATAATAGGTTTTGTGTTATTTAGGTTTATAATATGAAGGGCGTTGCCAAGTTCGCCGGCTTTTTCTTCATAAATACAAAGTATTTGGTTGTCACTGGTATTGTTGGCAAAAAAATTCTGAAAAGGCTCCGATGGTTTTTCCATTACAATTACGTCTTGCGATTGTGGGGTACCAAGTTTGTGATAGAATAATTTATGAAACTTATTGCTTTGCGATAATTCTTTACCTTTTTCAGGTTGGCTGTATCCACTATAATAAATACCATTGTTGAACCAAGCGATGCCCGAAAATTTAACCCAGTGAAGGGTATCGGGGAGCATTTTTCCGCTTTTTATTTCTTTGAAATATATCTCGTTCCAATCGCTACCGGCTTTTGCAATTGCAAATGCTAAAATTTTACCATCGGGCGAAATAGCAATTGAATTGAGTGCTACAGTGCCATCGCTCGACAGGTTATTTGGGTCGAGTAAAATATTACCCGGTTGATTTATATCGGGTGTTGTGTAGAGTACACTTTGATTTTGTAATCCATCATTTTTATAATAAAAATAAAGATTGCCTTCTTTAAATGGAGTGGAGCGTTTTTCATAGTTAAAAAGCTTTGTTATGCGTTCTTTTATTTTGTCGCGGTAGGGAATAGCTTTCAGATAATCGAAGGTTACCTTGTTTTGATTTTCAACCCATGCTTTGACTTCGGGAGCCGTATCGTTTTCGAGCCAGCGATATGGGTCTGGAACTTTTATGCCAAAATAGGTATCGATAGTGTCTACTTTTTTTGTTTCGGGATAGATAATCTTTTTTTCAGAATTGCACGAAATAGCCATAATAATTAAAACTAAATAACTAATATACTTCATATAGATTAAATTTATGCGTTCAAAAGTACATATTTTTTAACTAAAATGTAAAAAAGTTGAATGAAATTGATTTAGCAAAATTTTAAATCAATAAATTTATTTGCTTTTTTAAGTAAATAGGAATTAGTATGAAAATGGTTGGTGTTTAATATAAATAAATATCGTAAGGCATGCGAGCTTGAATGCCTTTTATATTTTCTAATTGCTTAAACGATTTGATATATCGTGCTAAATGTCCAAATTCTTTTTCGATGAGCGAAACTTCGGTATTTTCTTGCATTTCTTTTAATATTTGCTCAAAGAATGGTAGCTTTTCGGGTAATTCAATAATTTTAATTTTTCCTTTAATACCCGATTTTTGTTTAGCAATTTCGATGGCTTTTTCTAATCCTCCAAATTCATCGATTAAACCAATTTGTTTAGCATTAATACCGCTCCAAACTCGTCCTTGACCAATGCTGTCAATTTCGGCAGCTGTTTTTTTCCGACCTTCGGCTACGTGGTTAATAAAAACGCTGTAAATTTGTTCTACTCCTTTTTGTATAACTTGTTGTTCATATGGTTTAATAGGGCGAAATACGGATCCTAAGGTGGCATTTTCGTTGGTTTGAACGCCATCAATTGTGAGTCCGAGTTTATCATTTAAAAATTTTTGTCCGTTCCACAATAAACCAAAAACGCCAATAGAACCTGTAATAGTAGTAGGATTGGCTATAATTACATCAGCAGGGCATGAGATATAATATCCACCTGAAGCCGCAACATCGCTCATGCTTACTATAACTGGTTTAACTTTTTTAGTAAGTACTATTTCGCGCCAAATAATTTCTGAAGCTAAGGCACTCCCACCCGGACTATTGACACGCAGTACAAGAGCTTTAATGTCTGGATTTTCTCTTACTTTACGGATTTCATCGGCAAGTTCGTTGCCGCCAATTTTATCGTCTTCGTTTTTACCCAGATCTATTTGGCCAACAGCATAAAGAATGGCAATTTTTTCCTTTTTCCCAGGTACAAATTTAGCTGGTACTTTAGAATATTGATTCATTTCTACCCATGAAAGATCTTTGTTTCGGGTTACTTTTGTTAATTGACAAAGTTCTGATAAAATTTCATCGTAATATTTTAATCCATCAACAAAACCGTATTTTACGCAATTTTCTGCATTGTCTAATAATAAACTATCGGCAATAATATTGAGTCGCTCAACAGGGATTTTTCTTTCGATGCTTATTTGCGAAAGCATATGATTCCATATTGATTGAACATAAGTTTTGGTTTGTTCTTTATTTTCGGGGCTCATTTTATCTAACACAAATGGCTCAACTGCACTTTTAAATTTACCATGTCGTATTACAATGGGTTGTATTCCCAGCTTTTCGAGTGCATTTTTAAAGAATAAAATTTCTGAGCTTAAGCCTTTAAACTCGACAACTCCTTGAGGGTTCATATATATTTTATCAGCGGCTGAACATAAATAATAGGCTAATTGTGTATAATAGTCGGTATAGGCAATGACAGGCTTTTTGCTATCGTGGCGAAAATTTAAAATGGCATTGCGAATTTCTTCAATGGTAGCTAACCCTGCTTGCATGTTGGTTACATCAAGGTATATTGCTTTGATGTTGGGGTCTTCGGCTGCTTTGTGTATATTAAATAAAATGTCGTTGAGTCCTAAATTTTTTTCTGTATTAAAATCAGTAAACGAAAAAGATTTAAAGGGATTATCATCGGTACGTTCGTTGATAGCATAGTCGAGCTTTAAGTGTAAAATAGAATTAGGTTTAATTTTTGGGGGTTTTTCGGATGGGGCTAAAGCTGTAATAATGCCTAAAAATATTATAAACAAAATAATGTTTAATAAAAGTATTCCGACGATGGTTGCAAAAACATACTTTAAAAAGCTTTTCATAATTATAAAGTTTTAAAATTTAATACATAGGACGATTTGCAAAGATAAATGTTACATTAGAATATACATAATTTATAAGTATTAAAATATTCTAAATTTTTCCATTTTAAAATATAAATACCCTTTTTTAATTGATCAATAGGAATAATCGGTGAGTAATATGTTTTTAAAAGTAATCCTTGTATTGAGTACAATTCAACGGGTTGAACAGGACTTGAAAAAATAATTTGATTGTTAAAAATGATAAACGGTTGTTGTTGGTGGTCTAATTTATCATACGAAAGACTTGTGCAATCAGAAATAGCATCTCTTATATGGTTAATACTAACTTGTTTCATAATTTTATTTGGACAAACAACAAAATATTGAGGGGTGTAAGTAATGTTGTACAAATAAGTTACAACATCATCGTTAAGTGTGCTAAAAAAATGATAAGTAGCATGATATTGTTGCATAAAAGCGATAATGGAACTATCATTACGCCCAGAGCATTCAATGCCCCATATTCTTAGTGAGTCGCCATGATGATTATTCTCATTCCAGATGCTATCTAATATGGGAGTGTTTATTTGACAAGTACCACAATTAGTAATAAAAAAATCGAGTACAACCACTTTTCCAGAATCTAATGTTTGATATAAATTATGTTGTATTCCATAAACATCGGTTAATGTAAAATCGTATGCAATAGTTTGCGATTTAGTTTGAATAAAAAAATGAATCATTAACCAAAAAAGAATTAGTTTTTTTTTCATAAAATTTTTTCATAAAGATAAAATGTTTTAATTTTACACACAAAAACACTTTAAAACTATGTTAAAAAAACTTTATTTTGGATTGATGGCAATAAGCATAATTGCCTTATACTCTTGTAATGACAGTGTGCCTCCTTCGAATAAATTACTTGAAGATTCTACAGAAATTGTTGAAAGTGATTTACAAAAAACAGCTGTAAAAGTTCCTTCACCAATAGAACTATATATTTTCATGTATAATGCCAATGTAAAATTTGCAAAAGAAAATCTAAATCCTATTGATAATCATTCAAAATATATAAGTAAGCATAAAAAAGCTATCAATTTAGGTATATATGCGTCGGATTTAGCTTATTGTACTGTATTTAAGCAAAATAAAGAAACTTTTAGTTATTTTTCAGTAACCAAAAAAATAGCGGACGACTTGGGATTAACCGAAGGTTTCGACGAAAAAATTGTTAAACGTATCGATCAAAATATGAGTAATAGCGATTCGTTGTACCAGATATCGAACGATTCGTATTCAACAGCCGTACGTTTTTTAGAACAACAAGGCAAAGAAGACCTTTTACCTCTTATGATTACGGGAGCATGGATTGAAAGCGTAAACCTTGCAATTAAATCTGTTCAAAAGTTTGACCCTAATAACGAAATTGTTATTCGAATTGCTGATCAAGGTTTATTACTTGAAAATATTTTAGAACTATTTCAATATGTAAAAGACAACCCCGAATTTAAAGAGGTTATAGATAAACTTTTAGATTTACAACAATCGTACGATAAATTGCTCGACAATACCGATGTTACTATAACACAAAAACAATACGACGAAATAGTAAATAAAGTTAAAGCTATCCGCGCATTATTTATCGCATAAAAAAGGAGGAATGAATATGAAATTCAATATAATTATATTAGTTTTCGCTACTATGTTAAGTAGTATAACTTTTTATGGACAATGTGAACGTAAAAAGTTTTGTGATGATTTAATGGAAGATTTCGATTATCGCAGTCAATCGGCGTATGCTCAATTATCACCTGGTGATACAGCTAGCGTTAATGTAGTATTGTATGGTGGGCAACGCTATCGCATGTTTGTTTGCAATGATCCTAAATTAGGAAATGTGTCGTGGAAAATCGTTCAACCCGAAAGAAAAACAAAGCGTACAATTGATAAAATTAAAAAAGATACTACTTTAATATACGAAACAAACGAATATGGCGATTATAAAACAGATAAAGAAGGTAATTTAATTATTAAAAGTCGTCAAATAAATATTGATACTATATGGAACACGGAACGTATTTCTGTAGATAAAATATTGTATGATAATCGACAGCAAAATAAAACACCTTATTACGAAATTACACCGACTAAAAGTGCTCGTTATATAGTTCGTGTTGCTATACCTTCGGGCGACCCCAATTATACGGGCTGTGTTAATGTTTATGTAGGACGCAAAGCTATAGGACAGAAAAACTTTGTAAAAAAAGGTAGCATAAGTACTAAAGAGTAAACAATTTTAAAAATATTCATTATTTTTGCACCCTAAAAGTTGAATGGGTTATTGAGTTATTCGTTTATTTTTTAAGGTTCTTAAATAAATTGAGCAGTGTTGAAATATAGCTGGAGTGTTTGAATGCTCGAAATAAATCGTTAGGAGAGATGGCAGAGTGGTCGAATGCGGCGGTCTCGAAAACCGTTGTTCGCCGATAGGCGAACCGGGGGTTCGAATCCCCCTCTCTCCGCAAAATAAAATTGTATCTGTTGATTCTATGAAATAGCCATGAGAACAAATTCACACAAACCGAAAATGAAATTTACACACAAACAAACATCACTATTTGTTCGAATGGCGTATTCCATGTAACCTTAGTATATAGTTTAAAAAATAATTACACATGAAAATTTTGTATTAAAAAACACTTTTGTCCAAAATATTTTTAACAATTTAAAAATAGAATTGATAATCAATAATATATTAACTAAAAATAATGCATTTAAAATGATAGTCTCCGCATTTATAATTTTCTCATCTAATTTCTAATACCATCTCGTGTTTCCCTTTTAATAATGGAATATTTTGTTCGTATCATAAGTGAAAATAATGAAAATTTTTTTTGACAATAGTGATTTGAATTATGTCAAACTCTTATCAGATAAAAATAAAATGTAAATAAGTGTACAATGATTATAAATATTGCAACAAAGTAAGATACTAAGCTGAGAGTGAGGTAGTTTATTTTATTAGAATTAGAATGGGTAGCCAATGCCAATATTGATAGTAAAATCGTCTCTTACGTGTTTACGTTGAATAAATAACCAGCGATTGCCAATGCTTTCGGCGGGGTCTTTCCCTTTGAGCGAAAAATCGGATCTGAAAATAAAGAAACCAAAATTAAATCGTAAACCAATACCATAGCCAATAGCTAAATCGTTATAAAATTTATCGAGTTTAAACACTCCGTTTTCTCTGTTTTCTTTTTTATATATATCCCAAATATTGCCAACGTCAACAAAAAGAGCTGGTTCTATAACCCAAAAAAGCTTAAATCGGTATTCCAAATTCCCCTCTAATTTAACATCGGCAGTTTGATTATATACACCTTGATAAGTAGTATCATTAACCGATCCAGGACCTAAGCTGCGTACTGCCCATGCTCTAATACTGCTGGCACCTCCTGAAAAGTATTGTTTGTTGAATGGCAAAACAGAAGAATTACCGTAAGGATAACCGGCTCCGCCATACAGGCGATAAACTATTTTTGTGTTTTTACCTATAAATTTATAATAACGTAAGTCCATCTCTGCTCTAACAAACTGCGAAAAAGGTACACTAAACAATTGATAACTTGTATCTTGAATTTGTTTTTTTATTTCGTGAAAGTAAGTGTATAATAGGTTTCCCGATGTTTCAAATTTGCCTCGAATAAAAATAGTGTTTTGTTTATTTTTGCCAACTTTAGGGTCGTTAAATAAAAAACCATATGAACTAATGGTTTCCATGTGGTTTAAATAGCTGCTTTCGAGAAAAGTACCTCGAATTAAGCGGTTAAAACGCCACGATATAAATGGTATTTGAACATAATTTAATTCAATTGGGTTTACAAAATGTTTTAAATTTTTGTTGCCGTTCCATTCATAACCAAATGTTAACGTACTAATCGTTCTTGTATAGTCGGGTCTTTGCTGAAAACTATACGACCCTTGCACTTGTGTTATGGGATTATTGTATTTAATGAATTTTTCAGAAATAAACGGAAAAACAAAAGAGGGGAATTGTAATTTAGATTCTAATGATGTTTCGAGCGAATTAAAAGGGAGGTAAGTTTGAATTTGTTCGTCGTTTTGTTGAATAACAGCTGTTTGTCTTTCGATAGAACCATGTAAGCGAATGTTCAATTTTTGAGCACCGCCAAAAAGATTCCGATTATTGTAAATAAGATTACCTGCTACTCCAAGGTTTCCCGAAGAGTTTGTTCCTTCGGCTTCTATCTGATAAAATTGTTTTTGAAGTGGAGTTAATTCAATATTGCAATTTAAGCCTGTACGTCGTCCAGATTCGATAAAATGAATATTGACTAAACGAAAATTATTGAGCGATATGTATTTATTGTAAGTAATTTCTGCGTCTTTTTGATTGTAGTATTGATGGGGTTTTATAAAATTCATTCTTTCGAGTAAAGCTGGTTTATACATCGGTTTGTCGGTTCCAATTAAGATAATATTTTTGTATTCAATCGTATCGAGTTGGGAAAAGTATTGAGATTTGTTTTGTAAGGCCTGTTTAGGATTGTAGTTATGAAAAACAAAAACCGAATCGATAACATATTTTTGATGCGGGGTTTCTATGTCATTGTTAATATTGTTTATAATAACGGTTGTTATTAACACTTTTTTATCGCCAAGGGTAGTATCTACATTAAAAAATACGAAGTCTTTGGTAAAGTAGTAGTAACCTAAGTTTTTAAGTAGCATTGTAATTCTGTTGCGTTCAAGTTGTAATACCTCTTCGTCTAAAAAATTACCTTTTTTTATATATGATTGATTTTTCGATTCAAATAAATAGTTGGCAATAATTGGGTCTTTTGTTTCAAAATTAACACTATCTATAATAAATGGTTTTCTAGAATTGATATAGTAAATTACTTCTGCTTTTTTGGGAGATAGAATGTGTAAACTGTCGTCAACACTGGCATTATAGTAACCTTTCGTTTTTAAATAAAGTTTAATTTGTTCTTTTGATTTTATAATATCTATTTTATTAACAATTACAGGTGGTTCGCCAATAACATTACCTAATTTTGTTTTCCATTTTCGTTCTTTTCCTATGCGTGATAGATTATAAACGTACAAATGAAAAGGGATGGTCCATAAAATTTTTCTATTAACTTTTGGACGAATATAGCTTTCGAGCTCATATTTATCGATGTATTTGTTATGAATTACTATTTTATTTCTTTTAAGTAAATATTCATTATCGGGTACAAAGCGAGTAGGATAGCAAGAAATTAAAAATATACTTGCAGTTAAAAATATTAAAAAAAGTGGTTTAAACACTAATAATTAGTGATTTATTGACGGGGTTTTAATGTAATTTTTTCTGCTCCTCTACCTCTGTATGATGAACTTGTAGAAGTACCAGTTGAACCATTAACAGTAGAAACGGTATTGGTAACTACGTATTCGTTAACATCGCGTTCCATTACGATTTTCTTATCGCGTAATTCTCTTAATACCCAAATTTCAGCATATTGACCGTTGGCATATCCGTTGTCAATAACATAAGAGCTTGTTTTATAAGTACTTAAATTGGGTATTTCAATCATTTCTTCGTTAAAAACACGTTTAGTATATACGCTATCAATTTTTTGGTATTTATATTCATATATAAATGATATGCGTTCTTTATTTTTATATTTGTCTATACCATTAATTTCAACTCGACCTAAAAAATTCCATGAACCCGAACCTTTTGTTTCGAAAGTTGTAACCCATCTTTCGATGGTGGTTTGATTGGTTGTTTCATTTACTTGTGTTTTTTCTTCTGTAATTTCATATTTTAAGGTATGGGTCATTTTACTATTTTTATCGAAACGATATTCACTTTCTTTTATAATTCCTGTATAGCTTTTAGTTGTATCGTGAGGAGTATCAATAGAGTCGATGCTTAATGATACACTGGTACCATTTATATTAAATTTTACATTAGCTTTTAATTGTTGAGTGCCAATGGTTTTTAATATTTGACTTTCCATAGATTCAACGGTCCAGTCTCCTGTTACTCTAGCTTTTCTACTTTTAAAAGAAAAAAATGGGTCATCAACACCACGCTTACAACTGTCAATTACTATTATAGTAGTCAAAGCAACTAATAAAATGATTAAGCTTTTTGCCTTTTTCATAAATTAACTATTTAATATCCAAATTGTTAATAAAACCTATCGAATTTTTTTCGATTGGGTAAAATTATTTAATTATTTTATATTGACAAAATTTAAAGCACAAAAATTGATTTTTATCGAAAAAAAATGTTAATAACTTGTTTATAATAGAATATAAGTGTCAGATATATAGTAATATAAGATATTAACAAATACGTTAAAAAAACCGTTCAATTATTGAACGGTTTTGCAAACTAATGTAAACGTTTAGAATGAATTTTATTAGAACTTAAATCTAAGATGTTTATGAAAAATTATTTCTTTACTTTTAAAAAGGTATTAACTTGTTTTTCGTATTCTGTTTTAGGGTGTGCTCCAATCATCATTTGAGGTTCACCAGTCATTGGCACAAACAAAACAGCGGGTATGCTTTGAATACCGAAAATTTGAGCTAGTTCTTGTTCTTTATCTGTATTTACTTTATATACGTATATTTTCCCTTTGTATGTTTGACTTAATTCTTCAAGGTAAGGGGCAATCATTTTACAGGGTCTGCACCAATCGGCATAAAAATCAATGATACAGGGTAATTTGCCTTTATAATTCCATGTTTTCGATTTGGTATAATCGAATACCTTTTGTTTAAATGTTGCAGCGGTCAAATATTCAATATTATTACCTTCAGCTTGGCTTTTGTTTTCGGATAATAAACGTTGCGAAAAAACGCTTTGACCTAACACTGCAACTAATGAAAATATAACTAACTTTTTCATATTCAGGGTTATTTAACAATAATTGGAGGTTTAACGCCTAAAACTTCGTCAATTGCTCTAATGAATGTTTCTTTTGGAAGAGCACCCATGGCCATTTGTGGTTGACCATCTTTAGGAATAAATAATAAAGACGGGATACTACGAATTCCAAAAACAGCTGCCAATTCTTGTTCGGCTTCTGTATCTACTTTAAAAATATCAATTTTACCTTCGTATTCTTTTGCTAACTCTTCTAAAATAGGTGCAACCATTTTACAGGGCGAACACCAATCGGCATAAAAATCAATAATAGAAGGTTTGTCGCCTTCGTATTTCCATTCTTGATTTTTTTCGTAGTTAAAAATTTTTTCTTTAAATTCGGATGTTGTTAAATGTTTAAGCATATAATTAAGATTTTTAAATTTGATACAAAATTAATGTATTTTTTTTAATGAACATATAGATATATGTAGATATATACAAAAATTAACATTTATTTTATTATTTTTAACATTCATTGTACTTTTGTATCGAAATGAAACTTGCGTTAAACGATAAGATATTAACGACGATTGCTCAAGTAGCTCACATTCATAATATAAAAGCTTATGTTGTAGGGGGCTACGTGCGAGATTTATTGCTGAATAGAAAATCGAAAGATATTGATATTCTTGTAATAGGTGATGGAATATTTTTAGCCGAAATGGTGGCAAAAGTCCTTAATCTTAATAAAGTAGTTATTTTTAAAAATTTTGGAACCGCACAAATAAAATATAATAATTACGAAATAGAGTTTGTAGGGGCTCGAAAAGAGAGTTATCGTTCTGATTCTCGTAA
It includes:
- a CDS encoding deoxynucleoside kinase — encoded protein: MISVPFIVIEGNIGAGKTTLATMLSKDLNGRLILERFADNPFLPKFYKEPERWAFTLELSFLADRYKQLKEELLQPSLFDQYIIADYYFMKSLIFSKQTLAEDEFNLYKQLFEIIYYNLPKPNIFVYLHAPIEKIMYQIKLRGRSYEQDISKEYLQNIHNNYLEFIDTQKNIPVLIINTENLDFVNNPSDYKQIKNTIFEHLNKKGIHKKFFISNKICDSKNDL
- a CDS encoding S9 family peptidase; translated protein: MKYISYLVLIIMAISCNSEKKIIYPETKKVDTIDTYFGIKVPDPYRWLENDTAPEVKAWVENQNKVTFDYLKAIPYRDKIKERITKLFNYEKRSTPFKEGNLYFYYKNDGLQNQSVLYTTPDINQPGNILLDPNNLSSDGTVALNSIAISPDGKILAFAIAKAGSDWNEIYFKEIKSGKMLPDTLHWVKFSGIAWFNNGIYYSGYSQPEKGKELSQSNKFHKLFYHKLGTPQSQDVIVMEKPSEPFQNFFANNTSDNQILCIYEEKAGELGNALHIINLNNTKPIIQTLIADFKYQYSVIDHKDNFIYLKTNENANNYKVIRINMNQLHQTETIIPETNDVINDVNISKNNIVVTYMHNAHSILKVFDLQGKFLYEIELPCIGTVNSFNTDIDDDIAFYDFTSFNYPTTIFKINLKTQASEIWFKPQIDFNESDYEVKQVFYESKDKTKIPMFIVHKKGIALNGKNPTLLYGYGGFNISLTPSFSTTRLVWLEQGGVLAIANLRGGGEYGEKWHLAGTKLKKQNVFDDFIAAAEYLIAQKYTSPDYLAIQGGSNGGLLVGAVTNQRPELFKVALPAVGVMDMLRFHKFTIGWSWTTDYGSSDNKEEFEALYQYSPIHNIKENTNYPAILVTTADHDDRVVPAHSFKYIATLQEKCKGKNPVLIRIETQAGHGGGKPTAKIIEETADIYAFTFFNMGIEPK
- the sppA gene encoding signal peptide peptidase SppA, which produces MKSFLKYVFATIVGILLLNIILFIIFLGIITALAPSEKPPKIKPNSILHLKLDYAINERTDDNPFKSFSFTDFNTEKNLGLNDILFNIHKAAEDPNIKAIYLDVTNMQAGLATIEEIRNAILNFRHDSKKPVIAYTDYYTQLAYYLCSAADKIYMNPQGVVEFKGLSSEILFFKNALEKLGIQPIVIRHGKFKSAVEPFVLDKMSPENKEQTKTYVQSIWNHMLSQISIERKIPVERLNIIADSLLLDNAENCVKYGFVDGLKYYDEILSELCQLTKVTRNKDLSWVEMNQYSKVPAKFVPGKKEKIAILYAVGQIDLGKNEDDKIGGNELADEIRKVRENPDIKALVLRVNSPGGSALASEIIWREIVLTKKVKPVIVSMSDVAASGGYYISCPADVIIANPTTITGSIGVFGLLWNGQKFLNDKLGLTIDGVQTNENATLGSVFRPIKPYEQQVIQKGVEQIYSVFINHVAEGRKKTAAEIDSIGQGRVWSGINAKQIGLIDEFGGLEKAIEIAKQKSGIKGKIKIIELPEKLPFFEQILKEMQENTEVSLIEKEFGHLARYIKSFKQLENIKGIQARMPYDIYLY
- a CDS encoding TlpA family protein disulfide reductase; this translates as MKKKLILFWLMIHFFIQTKSQTIAYDFTLTDVYGIQHNLYQTLDSGKVVVLDFFITNCGTCQINTPILDSIWNENNHHGDSLRIWGIECSGRNDSSIIAFMQQYHATYHFFSTLNDDVVTYLYNITYTPQYFVVCPNKIMKQVSINHIRDAISDCTSLSYDKLDHQQQPFIIFNNQIIFSSPVQPVELYSIQGLLLKTYYSPIIPIDQLKKGIYILKWKNLEYFNTYKLCIF